One window of the Maylandia zebra isolate NMK-2024a linkage group LG19, Mzebra_GT3a, whole genome shotgun sequence genome contains the following:
- the stxbp5b gene encoding syntaxin-binding protein 5 isoform X3, which produces MKKFNIRKVLDGLTAASSSSSATAQPGTPRENDVVQETLQSEHFQLCKTVRHGFPYQPSSMAFDPVQKILAIGTQTGALRLFGRAGVECYCQHESNAAVIQLQFLINEGALVSALADDSIHLWNLRQKIPAILHSLKFNRERITYCHLPFQSKWLYIGTERGNIHIVNVESFTLSGYVIMWNKAIELSTKTHPGPVVHISDNPMDEGKLLIGFESGIVVLWDLKCKKADYRYNYDEAIHSVAWHHEGKQFVCSHSDGTLTTWNVRTPAKPAQIITPHGKQPKDGKKPEPCKPILKVEYKTTRAGDPFMVLSGGLSYDTVGRRACLTVMHGKSTAVLEMDYPIVDFLTLCETPYPNDFQEPYAVVVLLEKDLVVIDLGQIGYPIFENPYPLTIHESPVTCCEYFADCPAELIPALYSVGCRQKRQGYSKKEWPISGGNWGQGTQSYPEIIITGHADGSIKFWDASALMLQVLYKLKTAKVFERARGKEEKPNTDIVDEDPFAIQTLSWCPESRMLCVAGVSAHVIVYRFSKQEITTEVVQLLEVRMQCEFSEVDSPDPGGEQTPTLPTPGASSSPQESELPTQPSTGSNSSDGPRDNIPCLQVRSSPLKQSPGNQVELVIQLVWVSGEPPQQITSLAINSSYGLVVFGNSNGLAVVDYLQKTLLFNMGTSELYSPSDPYQRQPRSPRKAKPSGDIPTVTSCMSRLSFLYSESMKKRRSSHFTTCDSNDGSNASEDRCRSPTSAKMSRKISSSSEQKTDLEKGGFQRRRIQTCKKQLCCVKRTATARMNLKEDLCRTKSDPIFYARDNSFTRSRSSSVASIDRESREAISSFHFCESFPRKTDSLVSPCLLVGTTHGSVMMVALSLPPSGDQRLQQPVGIASCGTLVKLKGGILTMALLDATGTLLPPFFEQWYDPNASDEEKEKSRKRRPASPPSSQESQDTHFAILCSEKQAKVVALPSQTRIYKHSITETSFVLRADVVQMAGANCIACFCANGHIMTLSLPSLRPLLDVNYLPLTDMRIARTFCFSNLGQALYLTSPTEIQRITYSQETCDNLQEMLSELFTPVETPEAPNRGFFKGLFGGGAQSLDREDLFGETAAGKASRSLAQHIPGPGNMEGMKGAASGVVGELARARIALDERGQKLGELEERTAAMMASAESFSKHAHDMMLKYKDKKWYQL; this is translated from the exons CTTTGGCCGTGCAGGGGTGGAGTGCTACTGTCAGCACGAGAGCAACGCTGCTGTCATCCAGCTCCAGTTCCTGATCAACGAG GGGGCGCTGGTGAGTGCCTTAGCTGATGACAGCATCCACCTGTGGAACCTGAGGCAAAAAATCCCTGCTATCCTGCATTCACTCAAGTTTAACAGGGAGAG AATCACATACTGCCACCTGCCCTTCCAGAGCAAATGGCTGTACATCGgcacagaaagaggaaacaTCCACATTGTCAACGTGGAGTCCTTCACTCTCTCAGGCTACGTTATTATGTGGAACAAAGCCATCGAACT ATCCACCAAGACACACCCAGGGCCTGTTGTGCACATCAGTGATAACCCCATGGATGAGGGCAAG CTTCTGATTGGATTTGAGTCTGGGATAGTAGTGCTGTGGGATTTGAAGTGCAAAAAAGCTGACTACCGCTACAATTATGATGAG GCAATCCACTCAGTCGCCTGGCACCATGAGGGCAAACAGTTTGTTTGCAGCCACTCCGATGGCACTTTGACCACGTGGAATGTACGAACCCCAGCCAAGCCCGCACAGATCATCACACCACATG GAAAGCAGCCTAAGGATGGAAAAAAGCCAGAACCATGCAAGCCTATCCTGAAAGTGGAATACAAAACAACAAGGGCTGG GGACCCATTCATGGTGCTGTCTGGAGGTCTGTCTTACGATACAGTGGGGAGGAGAGCCTGTCTTACTGTGATGCACGGAAAGAGCACTGCTGTTCTGGAGATGGACTACCCGATTGTGGATTTCCTAACGCTGTGTGAAACTCCATATCCAAATG ACTTTCAGGAGCCTTATGCTGTGGTGGTCCTTCTTGAGAAAGATTTAGTTGTAATAGACCTCGGACAGATTGG GTATCCCATATTTGAAAACCCTTATCCTCTGACTATCCACGAGTCACCGGTGACCTGCTGTGAGTATTTTGCTGACTGTCCTGCTGAACTTATTCCTGCACTTTACTCTGTCGGCTGTCGGCAAAAGAGGCAAGGTTACAGTAAGAAG gAATGGCCCATTAGTGGGGGAAACTGGGGCCAAGGCACACAGAGTTACCCTGAGATTATAATCACAGG ACATGCTGATGGGTCAATCAAATTCTGGGATGCTTCTGCAC TAATGCTTCAAGTGCTGTACAAGCTGAAGACTGCCAAGGTGTTTGAGAGGGCTCGTGGAAAGGAGGAGAAGCCAAACACAGATATAGTAGATGAGGACCCATTTGCCATCCAGACCTTGTCCTGGTGTCCCGAGAGCCGGATGCTGTGCGTGGCTGGAGTATCTGCTCATGTTATTGTCTATAGGTTCAGCAAACAAGAAATTACCACTGAAGTTGTTCAG CTCTTGGAGGTGCGAATGCAGTGTGAGTTTAGCGAAGTGGACTCTCCTGACCCAGGAGGAGAGCAGACCCCCACCCTGCCAACCCCGGGAGCTTCCTCCAGCCCTCAGGAGAGTGAGCTTCCCACTCAGCCATCAACAGGGAGCAACTCCTCTGATGGCCCCCGAGACAATATACCATGTCTACA GGTGCGGAGCTCCCCACTGAAGCAGTCTCCGGGCAACCAGGTGGAACTGGTGATCCAGCTGGTGTGGGTGAGTGGGGAGCCACCTCAGCAGATCACCAGCCTGGCAATCAATTCTTCCTATGGCCT TGTGGTGTTTGGAAACAGTAACGGTCTGGCTGTGGTGGACTACCTCCAGAAAACCCTGCTTTTCAATATGGGCACATCAGAGCTGTACAGCCCATCTGACCCCTATCAGAGGCAGCCTCGCTCCCCACGTAAAGCAAAGCCTTCCGGAG ACATTCCAACTGTGACGTCTTGCATGTCCAGACTTTCTTTCTTGTATTCTGAGTCTATGAAAAAACGACGCTCATCTCACTTCA CAACTTGTGATTCCAACGATGGGTCCAATGCCTCAGAGGACCGCTGCAGATCACCTACTTCAG CTAAGATGTCACGGAAAATTAGCTCGTCTAGTGAGCAAAAGACTGACCTGG AAAAGGGTGGGTTCCAACGAAGGCGCATTCAGACATGTAAGAAGCAGTTGTGTTGTGTGAAAAGAACGGCAACAGCCAGGATGAACCTGAAGGAGGACCTCTGTAGAACTAAGTCAGACCCCATTTTCT ATGCCAGGGATAACTCATTCACCCGCTCACGCAGTTCAAGTGTAGCCAGCATAGACCGAGAATCTCGAGAGGCCATCTCCTCCTTTCACTTCTGTGAGAGTTTTCCAAGGAAGACAGACAGCCTGGTCAGCCCCTGTCTGCTGGTGGGGACCACCCACGGCTCGGTGATGATGGTGGCCCTCAGCCTGCCACCAAGTGGAGACCAGAGGTTACAGCAGCCAGTTGGCATTGCGTCTTGcg GCACCCTGGTCAAGCTCAAAGGAGGCATTTTAACTATGGCCCTGCTGGACGCAACTGGAACTCTGCTGCCCCCTTTCTTTGAGCAGTGGTATGACCCAAATGCTTCagatgaagaaaaagagaagagtcGGAAGCGCAGGCCAGCCTCTCCTCCCTCGTCACAGGAGAGCCAGGATACTCACTTTGCCATACTGTGTTCGGAGAAACAGGCCAAGGTGGTGGCCCTGCCCTCCCAAACCCGCATCTACAAACACAGCATCACAGAGACCTCCTTCGTGCTGAGGGCTGATGTTGTGCAGATGGCCGGGGCTAACTGCATCGCCTGTTTCTGTGCTAATGGGCATATAATGACTCTGAG TTTACCCAGTCTACGGCCTCTTCTGGATGTCAACTACCTGCCGCTCACAGACATGCGAATAGCAAGAACATTCTGCTTCTCCAACCTGGGTCAGGCTTTGTACCTCACCTCCCCTACTGAGATCCAGAGGATCACCTACAGCCAGGAGACGTGTGACAACTTGCAG GAGATGCTCAGTGAGTTATTTACTCCAGTGGAGACACCAGAGGCTCCAAACAGAGGTTTCTTCAAAGGCCTTTTTGGGGGAGGAGCTCAGTCTCTGGACAGGGAGGACCTCT TTGGAGAAACAGCTGCAGGTAAGGCATCTCGTAGCCTGGCGCAGCACATCCCTGGCCCAGGCAACATGGAAGGCATGAAGGGGGCCGCATCGGGAGTTGTGGGAGAACTTGCCCGTGCCAGAATAGCTCTGGATGAGAGAGGGCAGAAGCTGGGCGAGCTGGAGGAGAGAACAGCAGCCATGATGGCCAGCGCAGAGTCCTTTTCCAAACATGCGCATGAT ATGATGCTGAAATACAAAGATAAAAAGTGGTACCAGCTCTGA
- the stxbp5b gene encoding syntaxin-binding protein 5 isoform X6, with the protein MKKFNIRKVLDGLTAASSSSSATAQPGTPRENDVVQETLQSEHFQLCKTVRHGFPYQPSSMAFDPVQKILAIGTQTGALRLFGRAGVECYCQHESNAAVIQLQFLINEGALVSALADDSIHLWNLRQKIPAILHSLKFNRERITYCHLPFQSKWLYIGTERGNIHIVNVESFTLSGYVIMWNKAIELSTKTHPGPVVHISDNPMDEGKLLIGFESGIVVLWDLKCKKADYRYNYDEAIHSVAWHHEGKQFVCSHSDGTLTTWNVRTPAKPAQIITPHGKQPKDGKKPEPCKPILKVEYKTTRAGDPFMVLSGGLSYDTVGRRACLTVMHGKSTAVLEMDYPIVDFLTLCETPYPNDFQEPYAVVVLLEKDLVVIDLGQIGYPIFENPYPLTIHESPVTCCEYFADCPAELIPALYSVGCRQKRQGYSKKEWPISGGNWGQGTQSYPEIIITGHADGSIKFWDASALMLQVLYKLKTAKVFERARGKEEKPNTDIVDEDPFAIQTLSWCPESRMLCVAGVSAHVIVYRFSKQEITTEVVQLLEVRMQCEFSEVDSPDPGGEQTPTLPTPGASSSPQESELPTQPSTGSNSSDGPRDNIPCLQVRSSPLKQSPGNQVELVIQLVWVSGEPPQQITSLAINSSYGLVVFGNSNGLAVVDYLQKTLLFNMGTSELYSPSDPYQRQPRSPRKAKPSGATCDSNDGSNASEDRCRSPTSGSTSPCNSDDDKKQNFIEKVKLKSRRFSKTVANDFAKMSRKISSSSEQKTDLDARDNSFTRSRSSSVASIDRESREAISSFHFCESFPRKTDSLVSPCLLVGTTHGSVMMVALSLPPSGDQRLQQPVGIASCGTLVKLKGGILTMALLDATGTLLPPFFEQWYDPNASDEEKEKSRKRRPASPPSSQESQDTHFAILCSEKQAKVVALPSQTRIYKHSITETSFVLRADVVQMAGANCIACFCANGHIMTLSLPSLRPLLDVNYLPLTDMRIARTFCFSNLGQALYLTSPTEIQRITYSQETCDNLQEMLSELFTPVETPEAPNRGFFKGLFGGGAQSLDREDLFGETAAGKASRSLAQHIPGPGNMEGMKGAASGVVGELARARIALDERGQKLGELEERTAAMMASAESFSKHAHDMMLKYKDKKWYQL; encoded by the exons CTTTGGCCGTGCAGGGGTGGAGTGCTACTGTCAGCACGAGAGCAACGCTGCTGTCATCCAGCTCCAGTTCCTGATCAACGAG GGGGCGCTGGTGAGTGCCTTAGCTGATGACAGCATCCACCTGTGGAACCTGAGGCAAAAAATCCCTGCTATCCTGCATTCACTCAAGTTTAACAGGGAGAG AATCACATACTGCCACCTGCCCTTCCAGAGCAAATGGCTGTACATCGgcacagaaagaggaaacaTCCACATTGTCAACGTGGAGTCCTTCACTCTCTCAGGCTACGTTATTATGTGGAACAAAGCCATCGAACT ATCCACCAAGACACACCCAGGGCCTGTTGTGCACATCAGTGATAACCCCATGGATGAGGGCAAG CTTCTGATTGGATTTGAGTCTGGGATAGTAGTGCTGTGGGATTTGAAGTGCAAAAAAGCTGACTACCGCTACAATTATGATGAG GCAATCCACTCAGTCGCCTGGCACCATGAGGGCAAACAGTTTGTTTGCAGCCACTCCGATGGCACTTTGACCACGTGGAATGTACGAACCCCAGCCAAGCCCGCACAGATCATCACACCACATG GAAAGCAGCCTAAGGATGGAAAAAAGCCAGAACCATGCAAGCCTATCCTGAAAGTGGAATACAAAACAACAAGGGCTGG GGACCCATTCATGGTGCTGTCTGGAGGTCTGTCTTACGATACAGTGGGGAGGAGAGCCTGTCTTACTGTGATGCACGGAAAGAGCACTGCTGTTCTGGAGATGGACTACCCGATTGTGGATTTCCTAACGCTGTGTGAAACTCCATATCCAAATG ACTTTCAGGAGCCTTATGCTGTGGTGGTCCTTCTTGAGAAAGATTTAGTTGTAATAGACCTCGGACAGATTGG GTATCCCATATTTGAAAACCCTTATCCTCTGACTATCCACGAGTCACCGGTGACCTGCTGTGAGTATTTTGCTGACTGTCCTGCTGAACTTATTCCTGCACTTTACTCTGTCGGCTGTCGGCAAAAGAGGCAAGGTTACAGTAAGAAG gAATGGCCCATTAGTGGGGGAAACTGGGGCCAAGGCACACAGAGTTACCCTGAGATTATAATCACAGG ACATGCTGATGGGTCAATCAAATTCTGGGATGCTTCTGCAC TAATGCTTCAAGTGCTGTACAAGCTGAAGACTGCCAAGGTGTTTGAGAGGGCTCGTGGAAAGGAGGAGAAGCCAAACACAGATATAGTAGATGAGGACCCATTTGCCATCCAGACCTTGTCCTGGTGTCCCGAGAGCCGGATGCTGTGCGTGGCTGGAGTATCTGCTCATGTTATTGTCTATAGGTTCAGCAAACAAGAAATTACCACTGAAGTTGTTCAG CTCTTGGAGGTGCGAATGCAGTGTGAGTTTAGCGAAGTGGACTCTCCTGACCCAGGAGGAGAGCAGACCCCCACCCTGCCAACCCCGGGAGCTTCCTCCAGCCCTCAGGAGAGTGAGCTTCCCACTCAGCCATCAACAGGGAGCAACTCCTCTGATGGCCCCCGAGACAATATACCATGTCTACA GGTGCGGAGCTCCCCACTGAAGCAGTCTCCGGGCAACCAGGTGGAACTGGTGATCCAGCTGGTGTGGGTGAGTGGGGAGCCACCTCAGCAGATCACCAGCCTGGCAATCAATTCTTCCTATGGCCT TGTGGTGTTTGGAAACAGTAACGGTCTGGCTGTGGTGGACTACCTCCAGAAAACCCTGCTTTTCAATATGGGCACATCAGAGCTGTACAGCCCATCTGACCCCTATCAGAGGCAGCCTCGCTCCCCACGTAAAGCAAAGCCTTCCGGAG CAACTTGTGATTCCAACGATGGGTCCAATGCCTCAGAGGACCGCTGCAGATCACCTACTTCAG GCTCTACCTCACCCTGCAATTCAGATGATGACAAAAAGCAGAATTTCATAGAGAAGG TGAAGTTGAAAAGCAGGCGCTTTTCCAAGACGGTTGCCAATGACTTTG CTAAGATGTCACGGAAAATTAGCTCGTCTAGTGAGCAAAAGACTGACCTGG ATGCCAGGGATAACTCATTCACCCGCTCACGCAGTTCAAGTGTAGCCAGCATAGACCGAGAATCTCGAGAGGCCATCTCCTCCTTTCACTTCTGTGAGAGTTTTCCAAGGAAGACAGACAGCCTGGTCAGCCCCTGTCTGCTGGTGGGGACCACCCACGGCTCGGTGATGATGGTGGCCCTCAGCCTGCCACCAAGTGGAGACCAGAGGTTACAGCAGCCAGTTGGCATTGCGTCTTGcg GCACCCTGGTCAAGCTCAAAGGAGGCATTTTAACTATGGCCCTGCTGGACGCAACTGGAACTCTGCTGCCCCCTTTCTTTGAGCAGTGGTATGACCCAAATGCTTCagatgaagaaaaagagaagagtcGGAAGCGCAGGCCAGCCTCTCCTCCCTCGTCACAGGAGAGCCAGGATACTCACTTTGCCATACTGTGTTCGGAGAAACAGGCCAAGGTGGTGGCCCTGCCCTCCCAAACCCGCATCTACAAACACAGCATCACAGAGACCTCCTTCGTGCTGAGGGCTGATGTTGTGCAGATGGCCGGGGCTAACTGCATCGCCTGTTTCTGTGCTAATGGGCATATAATGACTCTGAG TTTACCCAGTCTACGGCCTCTTCTGGATGTCAACTACCTGCCGCTCACAGACATGCGAATAGCAAGAACATTCTGCTTCTCCAACCTGGGTCAGGCTTTGTACCTCACCTCCCCTACTGAGATCCAGAGGATCACCTACAGCCAGGAGACGTGTGACAACTTGCAG GAGATGCTCAGTGAGTTATTTACTCCAGTGGAGACACCAGAGGCTCCAAACAGAGGTTTCTTCAAAGGCCTTTTTGGGGGAGGAGCTCAGTCTCTGGACAGGGAGGACCTCT TTGGAGAAACAGCTGCAGGTAAGGCATCTCGTAGCCTGGCGCAGCACATCCCTGGCCCAGGCAACATGGAAGGCATGAAGGGGGCCGCATCGGGAGTTGTGGGAGAACTTGCCCGTGCCAGAATAGCTCTGGATGAGAGAGGGCAGAAGCTGGGCGAGCTGGAGGAGAGAACAGCAGCCATGATGGCCAGCGCAGAGTCCTTTTCCAAACATGCGCATGAT ATGATGCTGAAATACAAAGATAAAAAGTGGTACCAGCTCTGA
- the stxbp5b gene encoding syntaxin-binding protein 5 isoform X4, whose product MKKFNIRKVLDGLTAASSSSSATAQPGTPRENDVVQETLQSEHFQLCKTVRHGFPYQPSSMAFDPVQKILAIGTQTGALRLFGRAGVECYCQHESNAAVIQLQFLINEGALVSALADDSIHLWNLRQKIPAILHSLKFNRERITYCHLPFQSKWLYIGTERGNIHIVNVESFTLSGYVIMWNKAIELSTKTHPGPVVHISDNPMDEGKLLIGFESGIVVLWDLKCKKADYRYNYDEAIHSVAWHHEGKQFVCSHSDGTLTTWNVRTPAKPAQIITPHGKQPKDGKKPEPCKPILKVEYKTTRAGDPFMVLSGGLSYDTVGRRACLTVMHGKSTAVLEMDYPIVDFLTLCETPYPNDFQEPYAVVVLLEKDLVVIDLGQIGYPIFENPYPLTIHESPVTCCEYFADCPAELIPALYSVGCRQKRQGYSKKEWPISGGNWGQGTQSYPEIIITGHADGSIKFWDASALMLQVLYKLKTAKVFERARGKEEKPNTDIVDEDPFAIQTLSWCPESRMLCVAGVSAHVIVYRFSKQEITTEVVQLLEVRMQCEFSEVDSPDPGGEQTPTLPTPGASSSPQESELPTQPSTGSNSSDGPRDNIPCLQVRSSPLKQSPGNQVELVIQLVWVSGEPPQQITSLAINSSYGLVVFGNSNGLAVVDYLQKTLLFNMGTSELYSPSDPYQRQPRSPRKAKPSGDIPTVTSCMSRLSFLYSESMKKRRSSHFTTCDSNDGSNASEDRCRSPTSGSTSPCNSDDDKKQNFIEKVKLKSRRFSKTVANDFAKMSRKISSSSEQKTDLDARDNSFTRSRSSSVASIDRESREAISSFHFCESFPRKTDSLVSPCLLVGTTHGSVMMVALSLPPSGDQRLQQPVGIASCGTLVKLKGGILTMALLDATGTLLPPFFEQWYDPNASDEEKEKSRKRRPASPPSSQESQDTHFAILCSEKQAKVVALPSQTRIYKHSITETSFVLRADVVQMAGANCIACFCANGHIMTLSLPSLRPLLDVNYLPLTDMRIARTFCFSNLGQALYLTSPTEIQRITYSQETCDNLQEMLSELFTPVETPEAPNRGFFKGLFGGGAQSLDREDLFGETAAGKASRSLAQHIPGPGNMEGMKGAASGVVGELARARIALDERGQKLGELEERTAAMMASAESFSKHAHDMMLKYKDKKWYQL is encoded by the exons CTTTGGCCGTGCAGGGGTGGAGTGCTACTGTCAGCACGAGAGCAACGCTGCTGTCATCCAGCTCCAGTTCCTGATCAACGAG GGGGCGCTGGTGAGTGCCTTAGCTGATGACAGCATCCACCTGTGGAACCTGAGGCAAAAAATCCCTGCTATCCTGCATTCACTCAAGTTTAACAGGGAGAG AATCACATACTGCCACCTGCCCTTCCAGAGCAAATGGCTGTACATCGgcacagaaagaggaaacaTCCACATTGTCAACGTGGAGTCCTTCACTCTCTCAGGCTACGTTATTATGTGGAACAAAGCCATCGAACT ATCCACCAAGACACACCCAGGGCCTGTTGTGCACATCAGTGATAACCCCATGGATGAGGGCAAG CTTCTGATTGGATTTGAGTCTGGGATAGTAGTGCTGTGGGATTTGAAGTGCAAAAAAGCTGACTACCGCTACAATTATGATGAG GCAATCCACTCAGTCGCCTGGCACCATGAGGGCAAACAGTTTGTTTGCAGCCACTCCGATGGCACTTTGACCACGTGGAATGTACGAACCCCAGCCAAGCCCGCACAGATCATCACACCACATG GAAAGCAGCCTAAGGATGGAAAAAAGCCAGAACCATGCAAGCCTATCCTGAAAGTGGAATACAAAACAACAAGGGCTGG GGACCCATTCATGGTGCTGTCTGGAGGTCTGTCTTACGATACAGTGGGGAGGAGAGCCTGTCTTACTGTGATGCACGGAAAGAGCACTGCTGTTCTGGAGATGGACTACCCGATTGTGGATTTCCTAACGCTGTGTGAAACTCCATATCCAAATG ACTTTCAGGAGCCTTATGCTGTGGTGGTCCTTCTTGAGAAAGATTTAGTTGTAATAGACCTCGGACAGATTGG GTATCCCATATTTGAAAACCCTTATCCTCTGACTATCCACGAGTCACCGGTGACCTGCTGTGAGTATTTTGCTGACTGTCCTGCTGAACTTATTCCTGCACTTTACTCTGTCGGCTGTCGGCAAAAGAGGCAAGGTTACAGTAAGAAG gAATGGCCCATTAGTGGGGGAAACTGGGGCCAAGGCACACAGAGTTACCCTGAGATTATAATCACAGG ACATGCTGATGGGTCAATCAAATTCTGGGATGCTTCTGCAC TAATGCTTCAAGTGCTGTACAAGCTGAAGACTGCCAAGGTGTTTGAGAGGGCTCGTGGAAAGGAGGAGAAGCCAAACACAGATATAGTAGATGAGGACCCATTTGCCATCCAGACCTTGTCCTGGTGTCCCGAGAGCCGGATGCTGTGCGTGGCTGGAGTATCTGCTCATGTTATTGTCTATAGGTTCAGCAAACAAGAAATTACCACTGAAGTTGTTCAG CTCTTGGAGGTGCGAATGCAGTGTGAGTTTAGCGAAGTGGACTCTCCTGACCCAGGAGGAGAGCAGACCCCCACCCTGCCAACCCCGGGAGCTTCCTCCAGCCCTCAGGAGAGTGAGCTTCCCACTCAGCCATCAACAGGGAGCAACTCCTCTGATGGCCCCCGAGACAATATACCATGTCTACA GGTGCGGAGCTCCCCACTGAAGCAGTCTCCGGGCAACCAGGTGGAACTGGTGATCCAGCTGGTGTGGGTGAGTGGGGAGCCACCTCAGCAGATCACCAGCCTGGCAATCAATTCTTCCTATGGCCT TGTGGTGTTTGGAAACAGTAACGGTCTGGCTGTGGTGGACTACCTCCAGAAAACCCTGCTTTTCAATATGGGCACATCAGAGCTGTACAGCCCATCTGACCCCTATCAGAGGCAGCCTCGCTCCCCACGTAAAGCAAAGCCTTCCGGAG ACATTCCAACTGTGACGTCTTGCATGTCCAGACTTTCTTTCTTGTATTCTGAGTCTATGAAAAAACGACGCTCATCTCACTTCA CAACTTGTGATTCCAACGATGGGTCCAATGCCTCAGAGGACCGCTGCAGATCACCTACTTCAG GCTCTACCTCACCCTGCAATTCAGATGATGACAAAAAGCAGAATTTCATAGAGAAGG TGAAGTTGAAAAGCAGGCGCTTTTCCAAGACGGTTGCCAATGACTTTG CTAAGATGTCACGGAAAATTAGCTCGTCTAGTGAGCAAAAGACTGACCTGG ATGCCAGGGATAACTCATTCACCCGCTCACGCAGTTCAAGTGTAGCCAGCATAGACCGAGAATCTCGAGAGGCCATCTCCTCCTTTCACTTCTGTGAGAGTTTTCCAAGGAAGACAGACAGCCTGGTCAGCCCCTGTCTGCTGGTGGGGACCACCCACGGCTCGGTGATGATGGTGGCCCTCAGCCTGCCACCAAGTGGAGACCAGAGGTTACAGCAGCCAGTTGGCATTGCGTCTTGcg GCACCCTGGTCAAGCTCAAAGGAGGCATTTTAACTATGGCCCTGCTGGACGCAACTGGAACTCTGCTGCCCCCTTTCTTTGAGCAGTGGTATGACCCAAATGCTTCagatgaagaaaaagagaagagtcGGAAGCGCAGGCCAGCCTCTCCTCCCTCGTCACAGGAGAGCCAGGATACTCACTTTGCCATACTGTGTTCGGAGAAACAGGCCAAGGTGGTGGCCCTGCCCTCCCAAACCCGCATCTACAAACACAGCATCACAGAGACCTCCTTCGTGCTGAGGGCTGATGTTGTGCAGATGGCCGGGGCTAACTGCATCGCCTGTTTCTGTGCTAATGGGCATATAATGACTCTGAG TTTACCCAGTCTACGGCCTCTTCTGGATGTCAACTACCTGCCGCTCACAGACATGCGAATAGCAAGAACATTCTGCTTCTCCAACCTGGGTCAGGCTTTGTACCTCACCTCCCCTACTGAGATCCAGAGGATCACCTACAGCCAGGAGACGTGTGACAACTTGCAG GAGATGCTCAGTGAGTTATTTACTCCAGTGGAGACACCAGAGGCTCCAAACAGAGGTTTCTTCAAAGGCCTTTTTGGGGGAGGAGCTCAGTCTCTGGACAGGGAGGACCTCT TTGGAGAAACAGCTGCAGGTAAGGCATCTCGTAGCCTGGCGCAGCACATCCCTGGCCCAGGCAACATGGAAGGCATGAAGGGGGCCGCATCGGGAGTTGTGGGAGAACTTGCCCGTGCCAGAATAGCTCTGGATGAGAGAGGGCAGAAGCTGGGCGAGCTGGAGGAGAGAACAGCAGCCATGATGGCCAGCGCAGAGTCCTTTTCCAAACATGCGCATGAT ATGATGCTGAAATACAAAGATAAAAAGTGGTACCAGCTCTGA